The DNA segment ATATCCGGCCACCCGTGGAGGGCAAAAATCGCTTCCGGTGCAGGATCGCCGAGCACTCTTTGCCGTATCATGGTATCCGCTCCGGTGCCTCCCTCTTCGTCAGGCTGGAAAATGAGCTTCACCGTTCCGGCGAGCTCGTGCTCGAGCTTCCTGAGCACCCACGCCGTACCTAACAGCACCGCAGTATGGCCGTCATGTCCGCACGCATGGCACAGGCCTTCGTGAACCGAGGCATACGGGAGACCTGAAAGGTCAGGCATCTCGAGGGCATCGATATCCGCTCTCAGGGCGACAACATGGCCATTACCGCGGCCTATTTCCGCAACGACGCCTGTTTCGGTACATCGCCGGTGAGTCACACCGATATCGTCGAGAAACGTTTCGATCACCGCGGCGGTCCTGTATTCCTTCAGGCCGATTTCCGGATGCTTGTGCAGATCGTGACGGATTACGATAATCCCTGGGCATATTTCTTCCACAAGCCGTGATATACGTGTATCCATTCAAATCCCCGAAAAAAAGTGAAAAAAACGTATATTTATCTTTGTATTTTTCAAATGTGGGCAGTATATACAATACATTCGTGAAAGTCAACAGTAATGGCAGAAGGCATATGGCACAAGGCATAAGGTAAAACACAAAGGAATATTATTTCTGTTGACAGACAACAGTATCGGAACTTTCTATATAGTAAAACTACAGTCCAAAACCATGATTTAATACATTTTTCAAGGAGAGATAAATGGCTCTACAACACATCTTCAGCCCGATACGGCTCGGGAAAGTAACCGTAGCCAACCGTACCGTGCTCGCGCCGATGGGAATCGGTATCAGCAGCCTCGACGAACCGTATCCGCTCAACAGTATCCGTTATTTCGAGGAGCGTGCCATCGGGGAAATCGGCATGATAATCACACCGTTCACCCCGGTGCATAACAAATTGTCCACGCTCCCTGTCGCCGGGATTACCCATGACCGTTTCATCCCCCATCACAAGCGGTTTGTGGACTGCATTCATCAGTACGACACCAGGGTATTCCTCCAGATTGCCCTTGCGGGAGGGCAGCTGAGCGGCGAGGCTCCCTCGGCGATATACAGCCCCATCTATACCGAAAAGCCGCGCGCCCTTACCACCGGTGAGCTCGATGAGCTTGTCGAGGCATTCGTAATCGCCGCGGGCAGGGCGATCGAGTCGGGTTACGATGGCGTCGAGGTGCACGGTGCACATTCCTATCTGATCGGGTCGATGATGTCTCCGGCACTCAATAAACGAACCGACAAATACGGCGGTTCATTCGAAGGAAGGATGAAATTCCCCCGTGACATAATCTCCGGGATCAGGGGGAAATACCCCGATTTCCCGGTCGGTTTCAAGTTCAGCGCCCACGAGCACCTCGAAGGCGGTGTCGATATCGAACTGGGAAAGCAGATCGCCAGCCACATAGCGCAGCTCGGCGTTGCCTACCTCCACCCTTCCACAACCGCGGTAACATTCGAATACATGGACGATTATTCCGCCGTTCCCGTGCTCTATATGCCCCGGAACAACCTGATTCCGCTTGCCGTGGAGACCAGAAAAGCAGCGCCCGGTGTTCCGATCATCGGGGCCGGGGGAATAACTGTGCCCGAGGAAGCGGAGGAGCTCATCGCATCGGGGAAATGCGACATGGTCGCCCTCGGCCGTCCATCGCTCGCCGACCCCCACTGGGCAAAAAAAGCGAAGGCGGGAAAAAAGGTGGTTCCGTGTATCCGGTGCAACGTCTGCTACCGTCAGCTCTGGGCCGGAGAACCGCTGTGGTGCTCGGTGAATCCGTATCTCGGTCACGAGGCCGAACAGTATCTTTCAACACCCTCGAAAAAGAAAAAAGTCATGATTATCGGCGCCGGCCCGGCTGGTATACGGTGTGCGCTGACAGCATCGAAACGGGGGCATGATGTCACGCTCTTCGAAAAGCGGCCTTACATCGGCGGGATGGTGTATCCCGGCAGCAGGCCGGACTGCAAGAAGGATGTGGCACGCCTTCTCGACTGGTACAACACCGAGCTCGGCGAAAGCACGGTCAGACTCAGGCTCAATACCGAAGTCACACCTGAGCTCGTCGAGCAGGAAGCCCCCGATGCGCTCGTTATCGCGGTTGGCGCCGAGCCTTCGGTGCCCGGTGTTCCCGGTATCGACATGCCTCATGTCGCATCGGCGGTCGATGTTCTCCGCGATGTGTCACGTTATAAAGGCAAAAAAGCCGTGGTTGTCGGGGGCGGCGATGTGGGCTGCGAAACCGCATGTCATCTGGCTGACAACGGCTGGAAGGTTACCATCGTCGAAATGCTCCCGCGCCTCATGGAGGAGAATGTGGTCATGGATGTGAAATTCCCCATGCTCGCGCTCCTCGAAAAGAAACATGTCACCGTAAGAACAGGGACAAAGCTCAGCAAAGTCACCGATGAAGGTATCGAAGCGATTCTCCCGAGCGGTAAAAAGGGAGGTATCGAGGCCGATATCGTGGTCATTGCGACCGGATTCAAAAAACCGCTGACATTCAATCCGGAAGACGTGTCCATGCATATCGCGCCGATGAGCGGAACACTGGGCAAACTCGCCATCAAAGCGGCGGAGTTTCATATCATCGGCGACTGCGCCAGACTCGGCCGCATCCGTGAAGCCACGGAAGCCGGAGAACGTATCGGCCGCTGGCTGTGACAATATCTGCGATCCGACAGGATGCGGAATAGCGCCACATGCAGAAAAGCCCCCGATTAAGGGGGCTTTTTTATTTTGATCTCGTTATGCACCAAAAAAACATGGTATATCATAGGTTATATGACGCTTTGAGGAAAATGATTTTATTGCACCATTAAAAGATGTATATTATTTTTTCGATATCACTTCGAATAATTTGCTTTTCCATAGGTATATAAACCTGCAGGGTTTATTATTTTTGCCCATTTACAGAGCACTAACAGAAATAGATGAAATTGATATTGAATGTGACAGTATCTACTTATAAGGAGGCTTTTTAATGAGTGAACTTGCAATTTTCGGCGGACAGCCGACCATAACCGGTTCCTGGCCCAAATGGCCCTTTGCCGGAAAACGCGAACGTGAGCTCCTCGATGAGGTTCTTTCAAGCGATCTCTGGGGAGGCACCGGATTAGGCCCCAAGATACGTGAACTCAACGACAAATTTGCCCGGTACTGCGATTGCAAATACGGCGCAGCGGTGGCAAACGGGACGGTATCGATGGAGCTTGCCCTCAAAGCATGGGACATCGGCCCCGGAGACGAGGTCATCTGCCCGGCGGTCACCTTCATGGCGACAGCGACCGCACCTCACCATGTCGGAGCCACCGTCGTGTACGTGGACATAGACCCGAAGACGCTCAATATCGACCCGGCAAGGATCGAGGAGGCAGTGACTCCGAAAACACGGGCAATCATTCCCGTTCACATCGGCGGACACCCCTGCGACATGGACCCCATCATGGAAATAGCCCGGAAGCATGGAATTAAAGTGCTCGAAGATGCCGCTCAGGCGCACGGTTCCATCTATAAGGGCCGTAAATCCGGCTCACTGGGCGATGCGGGTTCTTTCAGCTTCCAGCAGTCGAAAAACATGCAGAGCGGTGAAGGCGGAATCGTTGTCAGCAACGACCGTGATTTTATCGATCTCATTCACTACAGCATCGGCAAATTCGGCCGGGGAGTCCGTGAAAAATATGCGGGCCATATTCACTACCGGTTCGGCTGGAATGCTTGCTATACCGAACTGCAGGCAGCCCTTGCCCTTGCCCAGCTCGAACGTCTCGAGGAACACACGGAAAAACGCGCAGCAAACGCAAAACTGCTCTACAGACTGCTCGATGGCATCGAGGGTATCGAACCGCTCGTCTGGCAGCCCTACTGCGATCGTCACGGCCACCATCTTGTCAACCTCCGCTTCATAAGCGAAGAATTCGATGGTGCCAGCAGGGCACAGTTTCTGGCGGCTCTCAACAAAGAAGGTGTCGTGTGTTCGTCATTCTATCCCATGCCGCTCTATGAGCAGCCCTTATACAAAACGGACAAAACCCTGTCCATGCGGTATCTCCCGAGCCCCGTTTCGGAACGGACATGCAGGGAAATCGTTTTCCTCGAACAGAACCTGTTCCTCGCCGAAAGCGGACGAATCGAAAAAATCGCCGAAGCAATCAGGAAGGTGCGTAAAAATGCTTCCGAGCTTCACGATATCGATGTGACTGAAAACGATTTCATGGGTTCCGCCGTGCTCAAGAAAGCCCGTGAAAACGCGGCATGACCCGTACGGGCAGCTGGCAGGGCGGATGACTATAAAAACGATTTTTGAGAATCATATACGATTTATTGCTCAGGTGATTAAACAGTGACATCGGTTGACGTCATGCCGGACTTGTTTCGGTATCTATTCCGAATGTCAGTATAATTATTTATTCGCCGGAGCAATAAAATGTTAACGTGATTAATTCCGGAGGAAAGTAATGTCAGAGAAATTCGGTTTCGGGATAATAGGCGCCGGGGTTATAAGCACCTATCATGCAAAGGCAATCGAAGCACACCCGGACGGGAAAATCGTGGCTGTTGCCGATGTCGTCAAGGCAAACGCCGAAAAATTCGCCGCAGAACATCACTGCGATGTCTATACCGACTGGCGTGAAATGCTCAAACGCCCCGATATCGACGCCATCAATGTCTGCTCCCCCTCCGGACTCCATGCCGAACATACAATAGGCGCCGCCCAGGCTGGCAAGCATATCATCGTCGAAAAGAGCATGGCAATCAATGTGAAGGACGCAACCCGCATGATCCGGGCTGCAAGAGACAGCGGAGTCAAGCTCGCTGTCATCTTCCAGAAAAGGACGGAAGAAGCACCGAACAGGATAAAGAAAGCTATTGCGGACGGCGTATTCGGTAAAATGGTGTTCGGCGATGCTTCGATCAAGTACTGGCGGAACCAGGCCTACTACGACAGCGCAGACTGGCGCGGGACATGGGCGCAGGAAGGCGGCGGCTCCACAATGACCCAGGGGATTCACGGCATCGATCTTCTCCTCTACATGATGGGTGACGTCGAAAAGATTTATGCAATGATGGATACAGTCGCCCATGTCAGAATCGAGGTGGAAGACATCGCCCTCGCCCTGCTCACTTTCAAGAACGGCGCGTACGGTCGTCTCCAGACAGCGACTGCATGCAATCCCGGCCAGGGAAATGTGTTCGATATCAACGGCACCCTCGGAACGGCGATCCTTGTCGAGGACACCATTACAAGCTGGGCGGTCTCCGATTCCAAGGAAACCGTGGCGCAGGAAACGATTACCGGTGTCGCCGGTAAAGCGGGCACCGCTGCCTCGTCCTATAAAACATTCCCCGTCGAGGGCCACATCATGCAGATGGCGAATTTCATCTCTGCGGTCAGGACAGGCGAAGAGCTCATATGCAGCGGCGAGGAAGGGCGACGGTCACTCGTGCTCATCGAGGCCCTCTATACATCGGCCCGCCGTGGCCAGGAAGTGTATCTCGAGGAAATCCTCGAAGGCAACGAAATCTGATTGGTGAAACGTTGACAGAAAATGCTGAATACATCATGGTGGTATACCAGGAAGGATAACGGGGCATGAGCGAGAATCTCTTTGACCTGACCGGGAAAACGGCGATTGTAACGGGATCGAGCCGTGGACTCGGACTCTACTTTGCACGGGCGCTTGCACGCGCCGGCGCCGATCTTGTGGTCACGAGCCGTTCTATCGCCTCTCTTGCGCCCGTCAGGGAAGAAATCGAAGCTCTCGGCGTCCGCGTATTCCCCGTCGAGCTCGATGTCCGTGAGTACGGGAGCATCCGGAAGGCGGTGGATGCGGCGTACGACCATTACGGCAAAATCGACATCCTCGTGAACAACGCGGGGTGCAATGTCCGCAAACCGGCGGTGGATGTAACATGGGATGACTGGAACCTCGTGGTCGACACGAACCTCCGGGGGCCGTTTTTCATGGCGCAGGCCGTTGCGCAGAAGATGATTCCGAGAAAATACGGAAGAATCGTCAATATCGGGTCGGTCACCTCCGTGTTCGGGTATGCCGCGCTCGGGCCGTACTGTGCAAGCCGCGGCGGAATCAAGCAGCTTACCATGAGCCTTGCGGATGACTGGGGATTATACGGGATAACGGTCAACTGTCTCGCTCCGGGCTGGTTCAAGACCGCACAGACCGCGGTGCTCTACGAAAACAAGGAATGGGTCGATTACCTCGTCGACCGTATCCCGCTCAAACGCCCGGGACATCCGAACGACCTCGACGGCACCATTGTCTTCCTGTCTTCCGATGCAAGCGCGTACATGACCGGCCAGACAATCCTCGTGGACGGCGGCATTTCAACCGGAGCAACCCGCGCCACAGCGCAGAAAAGAAGCGTCTGAGCACATGGAGTGATACATAACGGCATGCTTCGATGGATAAAGAGCAGAAGCTGATCTGTTACCGATACAGAACACTATCATTGCATAATAATAAAAAAAGCGCATGACCGGATTTTCCCGGTTATGCGCTTTTCGTGTATTACGGCTATCGTACAGTTTTATTCTCTCCGGTTGCGCTCAAAGTACATGGTATTTATCCCACATCTCGCGCATTGAGGCTCCACTCTCGAGCCTTGACCGTATTTCATTCTCGACCTTGACCCGTTTTGCCGCCTCCTGGATCACATCCATCTCAACAACCTGAGGAATGAACACCATCCCGTCGAGATCGGCAAACACAATCTGGCCCGGTTTAACGCGACGGCCGCCGATAATGACGGGGGAATCGTATTCAACAACGGCCGAGCGGTCGGTGGAATCGATGGGCGAAATTCCTCTTACAAACGTCGGAAATTTCAGATTGATCAGTTTACGGGCATCACGGGTATAGCCGTCCACGATGACACCTCTCCCGCCGCGTTTCATCATGGCAGCAGCCGACAGCTCACCCATGATCCCGGTTTCGATGGGCTTGTCGGACGAAGCGACAGCCACCTCTCCGGGTATAAGGCTGTCGAGCAGCTCGATGGCGAGCTTGTACGGATCGGATGTCCCCGTCTTCATGGGAGCGTTCAGCAGCGTACGGACACGTCCGGCGCATACTGCCTCCGAGAAAAGGGGACGAATCATCGCGGCAGGACTCACCGCGCATTCCGGGTAACCCATTTCATCGAGAATATCCGAAAGCGCTCCCGCATAAAAGAACTGTTCCATGAACTCAAACATCTTTATTTCATTTTCAAACTCCATACCGAGTTCCTCCTATAGTATCTCAGCCCGGATTATTTATGAGAATATTTAACCACAAAGACACAAATAGATATAATATATTATTTATACTATATGTTAGCAATTATTATTCGTTAACTTCCTGAAAGATATAAATAAAAGACAAATCCGTGAAAATCCGCCTGATCCGCGAGAATCCGCGTTCCATTAAATTTTTTATGATAGGTCGGATCAGATACGTTGTCTTCCTATGAAACGGTAAAACCGCACCACTTTTTTATAAAGAGGATCATGACGGCCGATTCGACCGGGATTTCATCGAGCCTGACACGTTCATATGCGGTATGAGCAGTTCCGATCCCGCCGCAGCCGGTCAGAACCCCGGGAATCCCCGCGATATTGGTATAAAACCACGTATCCGCCGAGGCCGGAAGAGCGGCGATTTCCGAATGAATTCCCATTTCCTCGAAGCACTGCCCAAGAAGCTTGACAAACGGGAGCTCCGGATCGATCCTGCTCGTGTCGTGACGGTAATCGAACGTGATTTCGAAATTCCCGCTCAGCCATTCCGATCCACGGGTTTTCAGCCGGTCGATCATCTCAGCCATAACTTTTTCTTTCGGCGTTGTCAGAATGCCGAATACACCCTTGAATACCGCCATCTGCGGCGCCATGGCAGGCCAGTCGCCCGCCTTCATCTGCCCGAATGTCACCGGCATGGGATTTTCGATCTCCGAGAAGAGAGGGTCGTCGCGGTGTGTCCCGGCCAGCAGGTCGTCATGGTATTCCTCGATGATACTCATCGCCTCGAAAGCCGTTTTAAGTGCGCTTACCGTCATCTGAGCCGACCCGGAATGACCAGCTCTGCCGTAACAGGTGCAGGTGAACCACAGCGCGCCCCGGACTGAGGTATGCAATTTCCCTATCCCGCATCCCTCGAGATTGATGCAGCAGTCGGCTTTTTCACCGTGTCTGATGAGCGCGAGCGTGCCGTTGCCGCCGGTCTCTTCCTCGATGACTATGTGGAGTATCACATCGCCGTGGGGCCTTAAGCTCAGCTTTTTCATGGCTTTGAGCATCATCCACATGACCGCGACAAGCCCCTTGTCGTCTATGGCGCCGCGACCGTACATCTCACCGTCCCGGATGAACGGGTCAAACGGCCGTTCGTGGCCGGCAGACGGCGGGACGACATCCACATGGGCGTTGAAGACAACGCTTTTCCCGGCGCCGTCTCCCTTGAGAACAACGCGGAGATTCGGCCTTCCCTCGTACGGACGCTCGTCAATTCTGAAGGCATAATCGGGATCGTGTATGATGTCTTCGGGCACGGGAACCTTTTCGCACACATCGGCGAGGTCCTTGAACTGCCCGTACAGACATTCCATCGCGGGGCCTTCGTATCCGGGCGTCGATTCGAACCGCACGAGCCTGTCGAGAAACGCTGTCGTTTCATCGAGGAGACCTTCGCAGGTCTTCCTTATTGTGTCGTTATCGATCATGTAACACTCCTGTTCTTGTGGTAACTGCGTATAAGCGAAAAAACAAAATCCGGATATTCAATCGATGACTCCCGGGGATGAATCCCTGGGCTATTACCGAAAAGTGCCTCCGGCACTCACCTGAACATATCGGTGGTTCAAGGAGTCCCGTCAGGGACTTATCGACAATAGACCGGCATTTGAATGCCGGGCATGAAGAGATGTCTTCTCGATCTTATTTCAGGGTTAGTGCATAAAACTTACGCATGAGATGTTTTGCACATCAAAGTGTCATTTCCTTGAAAGACGCCACTTTCGAGTCTTTAATCAGGGGCGGGAATCCATTTTTATTTTTCATCACAGAGCGAAGTTACAACTGGATACCCGATTCACTCCGTTTCCGGGAATAACAATCCTCGTTCGATAAAGCAGCTAATATAAGCTAATTTACTAACCAGAAAACGAAATATACTCATACTGTATTTTTGGAGACTCCAATCCCCGCACTTTCACTTCTTCAATTCGATCGATCCCTGTCCCGCAGGTACTCCGAGCGAAACAAATCCTGTCTCGCGGTCGTATTTCCAGCCTTTTATCTTCTCGCCGTTCACCATAACAGCGTGTACCCGCTCCGGGGAGAGGATTTCGAGCGCAGCGGGTTCAACAGTACTGTAGGAGACGGCATCCTGCTCAATGAGAACCGTTATCGGCCTGTCGGAATTCACCACGGTTTTCCCTTTAATCGAGCCGAATGTCGCACCGGCAAGCAGAAAGCCGCCATCGCGGGACAGCGCCGCACACAGGCCGTCCGTGCCGATCGATCCGTTATCCGCAGCGGTGCCCGACCGGTTGATGAGCACATCAACGTCGTCAAACTCGATGACCATATATTCCCCGAAGCTCTGCGATTTCCTTACATGAAGCTCGGTTGACAGGATTACGGCGGAGACCGCTTTCCCGCCTGATGTTGCAAGGTTCACGGTCACACGGCCGAGCGGTTCGATTGGATTATCTGTGAGCATACCGAGCTTGACCGGATCGGCATCGAGGGTCAGAGAGGGTCTGGCATCCTGACCGAGCGCGATTCCCGCAAGTCTGGTAATACCGGAACTGACGGTGAAAACATCCTCATCGGCGAGCACCATGTCAGACAGCTTCGGGCCATGAAACAGCACATCCATCGATGCTTCCCCCTGCTGGGTCTCAAGCCTGTCGATAACGACAGCCGTACGGGGAGCTATATAGAGGATACCGCGTTCGAGCCTTTTTACGTTGCCCAGATAGAGCGGGGTGAGATCGCCCAGAGCGAACGCCATGTCACGGCCGTTGACGAAGGATGTTATCCGCGCATGATCGTTCATTCCGGCCGCATAGTCGCCGTGATCGCCCGTTCTCTGGCTCTGCGGGTTATGATCGACGAGAACGCAGTTGTGCCCGATGGGCTGGATTATATGACTCTGGTAAAAAGGATCGTTATAATAGTCGCTGTATTCCTGCTCGGTTATAAGGAGTCTGCCGCGGTCGGAGAGAAAAAACGTTCCCTGGTCGAGGTGCTGATGATTGCCGAAAGGACCGCACCTGAAGGTCAGGACAAATGGCTCCGGGCCGGGTCCCGAGCGGAACACCACCGTGCCGGTTTTCCTGAACCACTTTGCGCCCGTGAGATTTCCCGGCTGTTTGCGCGGGATATCGTCGATATCGTACAGAACGGTATGAAACGTGTAGTAGGACGGCGTCGGCGGATTGAGATCGTAGAACCAGGCAAGCTCGGGATCGCGGAATTTTTCGAGCAGCCAGGGGAAAGCCGACATATCCGGCGGCGTAATCCGGGCATCGCCGAAGGTGAAATAGAGCCCGGCGTCATGGTCGGCTGCCCAGAATCCCTCGGTATACTGACGGTCGAGCATTGGCGACATGTCGATATTGAGGCATTTCTCGAAAAAGGGCAGTATCTCGGTATAGATACGCATGGTCCCGTACCCGTAGCCGTACCCTTCGAGGCAGCCGCTGTCGCCGTCATACACGGTATTCATGTGCGCTCTCAGTTTGTACAGGCACCCGCTCAGCATGGGTTCGAGACCGGTCGTGTCACCCGTTTCCCCGAGGATCGCAGTCGCGCCCGCAAGAGCCCCGCCGACAATCGCGGGTATCCAGTTCGACTCGTTGCACGTGCACTGGTCGGCAACAACATACGTCCTGTAAGCCGGTTCGAGACCGTTACGGATCATCGCCTGCCGGACTGTGTCGCGTTCCTCTTCGGTCAGGCGGTCGTAGAGAATATCGTAGGTCAATGCCAGATTGCAGGTCGTATAGTATTGGTAGAGGTAGATATGATGCCCCCGGTTGACCATCCACGGGTGTGTCCATGTCGGCCAGCGGCAGAGCGCAATGAGCGCCTGTTTCGCCCATTCCGCCGCTTCCTCGTCGCCATCGACAACCGAGACGATGGCATTTGCCTCGGCCCGCTGGGGTATGGTCGCTATCCGCGTACGGTACGGCTCGAACGATGAGAGCCACCCCTTTTCGGGGAAATAATCGAGATCATAGGGAAGCTCTGTGGAGTATTTTTCACGGCCTTCGCGGGCATCGGACCTGATTTTTTCGAGAAAGGCGGCGTTTTTCGGTTGTTTGAGACGCGCGACGAACGCTTCCCTGCCCTCACTGTCGAACCAGAGCCGTGGATGGGAAGCGAAACGCCGGTCATCCATTACCATGAAGGTAAATATCGACCGTGCGACAATCTCTTTTTTCCGTTCGCCGGTCAGCGTTACTTCGTACATTCCCGCCGGAAACCGTTTCCCGTCGAGGGCAGGCGGCTTATGGAGAGTCCATGAATCGCCATCCTTGTCGAGTTTTTCGGTGTATACCGTTTTCTCCGGCCTGTCGAACCGGGTTATACTTACGGTGACGTTGTCCGGGGATGAGGAGGCGCATGTCCCCCTGATAGACAGCGTATCGCCCTCACGGTAATGATTGAGGGCAATCGCGGAATCCCACTCGTCGAGCGATTCCGTTCGCGGCTCCACGAAGGTAAACTGCGCTTCACGGTATCCCGAGACGGAGAAATCGTCGAAACCGGCTGCTATGGGTATGTCGGGATCGGCGCTCTCAAAGCGCACGGTGACGGCCAGGGCGGTTATATCGAGCTCTCCTGCAGGGGCACGGCCCGCCGCTTTCAGAATGTCGGCGATACCGAGGTCGAGGAGCACCCACCGGTTCGTTTCGGGATTCATGAACCGCGACCGCACCCTGTCGCCGTTCGCCATGGGAAGATCGATGCCGAGCCATGATGGTTTGACCGTACTCTTGATATAGTACCTGAACCGTACGCGGCTCCGGTCATCGAGCCTCATGCTGAGCCGTTTGACCACGCCGGTAAGCTGCGGGGCGTTCCACTGCGGGTAGATAATCTTGCACAGAACTGTTCCCTGCTCGCCGGGCTGAATGGTTCCCGGATAGATGTACGGCGCTTCATAGGCGGCGTCCTGTATGGGCGGATAGCTCGACCATCCCATTGTCTCACGGGTCTCGAAATCCTGGCGGCAGGTCCACGGCTCGTAATCTATCGCTGAAACAGGCGTGACAGTGAAAATCAGCCCCGCAATACACCACAGTATTTTCATGACTATCTCCATCTCCAATGAAAAAAGTTGTCTTACGGGAAATTGAAGAAA comes from the bacterium genome and includes:
- a CDS encoding heparinase II/III-family protein; translation: MKILWCIAGLIFTVTPVSAIDYEPWTCRQDFETRETMGWSSYPPIQDAAYEAPYIYPGTIQPGEQGTVLCKIIYPQWNAPQLTGVVKRLSMRLDDRSRVRFRYYIKSTVKPSWLGIDLPMANGDRVRSRFMNPETNRWVLLDLGIADILKAAGRAPAGELDITALAVTVRFESADPDIPIAAGFDDFSVSGYREAQFTFVEPRTESLDEWDSAIALNHYREGDTLSIRGTCASSSPDNVTVSITRFDRPEKTVYTEKLDKDGDSWTLHKPPALDGKRFPAGMYEVTLTGERKKEIVARSIFTFMVMDDRRFASHPRLWFDSEGREAFVARLKQPKNAAFLEKIRSDAREGREKYSTELPYDLDYFPEKGWLSSFEPYRTRIATIPQRAEANAIVSVVDGDEEAAEWAKQALIALCRWPTWTHPWMVNRGHHIYLYQYYTTCNLALTYDILYDRLTEEERDTVRQAMIRNGLEPAYRTYVVADQCTCNESNWIPAIVGGALAGATAILGETGDTTGLEPMLSGCLYKLRAHMNTVYDGDSGCLEGYGYGYGTMRIYTEILPFFEKCLNIDMSPMLDRQYTEGFWAADHDAGLYFTFGDARITPPDMSAFPWLLEKFRDPELAWFYDLNPPTPSYYTFHTVLYDIDDIPRKQPGNLTGAKWFRKTGTVVFRSGPGPEPFVLTFRCGPFGNHQHLDQGTFFLSDRGRLLITEQEYSDYYNDPFYQSHIIQPIGHNCVLVDHNPQSQRTGDHGDYAAGMNDHARITSFVNGRDMAFALGDLTPLYLGNVKRLERGILYIAPRTAVVIDRLETQQGEASMDVLFHGPKLSDMVLADEDVFTVSSGITRLAGIALGQDARPSLTLDADPVKLGMLTDNPIEPLGRVTVNLATSGGKAVSAVILSTELHVRKSQSFGEYMVIEFDDVDVLINRSGTAADNGSIGTDGLCAALSRDGGFLLAGATFGSIKGKTVVNSDRPITVLIEQDAVSYSTVEPAALEILSPERVHAVMVNGEKIKGWKYDRETGFVSLGVPAGQGSIELKK